The following proteins are encoded in a genomic region of Sorangiineae bacterium MSr12523:
- the lepA gene encoding translation elongation factor 4: MSTPQEFIRNFSIIAHIDHGKSTLADRILEVTGAVTQREAREQFLDKMDIERERGITIKAQNVRLKYTAKDGTNYQLNLIDTPGHVDFNYEVSRSLSACEGAVLVVDSTQGVEAQTLANVYLAIDQGLEVLPVLNKIDLPSSDVAGTKQQIEDTIGLDCSDALSCSGKTGEGVAEILEQIVQKVPPPKGNPDAPLRAIIFDSWYDSYRGAMIMVRVVDGTLRRGDKIRFMATKRDYEVTEVGSFQPFAVALDEIGPGEVGFLAGNIKSVHDTKVGDTVTLAGKPAEVPLPGFKDVKPMVFAGVFPTDSADYPDLRDALEKLHMNDAAFSFEPDSSEALGFGFRCGFLGLLHMEIIQERLEREFNLDLITTAPSVVYNVYKNDGSMMRVENPAKLPSPQYIDRIEEPIVKMSIHVPAEFVGGVLALCHDKRGVQKALTYSSSDRVIVTYELPFGEVLFDFHDKLKSISRGYASMDYELIGYNPDTLVKVDILVNGDPLDALSIIVHRERAAVRGRGLAEKLKEFVPQQQYEVAIQAAIGGKIIARETVRALRKDVTAKCYGGDISRKRKLLEKQKEGKKRMKQVGSVEIPQKAFLAILKVD, from the coding sequence ATGTCCACGCCGCAAGAGTTCATCCGCAATTTTTCGATCATCGCCCACATCGACCACGGCAAATCGACCCTGGCCGACCGCATCCTGGAGGTCACGGGCGCCGTCACCCAACGTGAAGCGCGCGAGCAGTTCCTCGACAAGATGGACATCGAGCGCGAGCGCGGGATCACCATCAAGGCGCAGAACGTCCGCCTCAAATACACGGCGAAGGACGGCACGAACTACCAGCTCAATCTGATCGACACGCCCGGCCACGTCGACTTCAACTACGAGGTGTCGCGCAGCCTTTCCGCGTGCGAGGGCGCCGTTCTGGTCGTCGACTCCACGCAGGGCGTCGAGGCACAGACCTTGGCCAACGTGTACCTGGCCATCGACCAGGGGCTCGAGGTCCTTCCCGTCCTCAACAAGATTGACCTTCCCTCCTCCGATGTCGCCGGCACCAAGCAGCAGATCGAGGACACCATCGGGCTCGACTGCTCGGACGCCCTCTCTTGCAGCGGCAAGACCGGGGAGGGTGTGGCGGAGATCCTCGAGCAGATCGTGCAGAAGGTGCCGCCGCCCAAGGGAAATCCCGATGCGCCGCTGCGGGCCATCATCTTCGACTCTTGGTACGACAGCTACCGCGGGGCCATGATCATGGTGCGCGTGGTGGATGGCACGCTCCGCCGCGGCGATAAAATTCGCTTCATGGCGACCAAGCGCGACTACGAGGTTACCGAGGTGGGCTCGTTCCAGCCCTTCGCCGTCGCGCTGGACGAGATCGGTCCCGGGGAAGTCGGCTTCCTCGCGGGCAACATCAAGAGCGTGCACGACACCAAGGTGGGCGACACCGTGACGCTCGCGGGCAAGCCCGCCGAGGTTCCCCTGCCCGGCTTCAAGGACGTGAAGCCCATGGTCTTCGCCGGCGTCTTCCCCACCGACAGCGCCGACTACCCGGATCTGCGCGATGCGTTGGAGAAGCTGCACATGAACGATGCGGCGTTCTCCTTCGAGCCCGACTCGTCGGAGGCGCTGGGGTTCGGCTTCCGCTGCGGCTTTTTGGGGCTGCTGCACATGGAGATCATCCAGGAGCGGCTCGAGCGCGAGTTCAACCTGGACCTCATCACCACGGCACCGAGCGTCGTCTACAACGTGTACAAGAACGACGGATCGATGATGCGGGTGGAGAACCCGGCCAAGCTTCCGTCGCCGCAGTACATCGACCGCATCGAGGAGCCCATCGTCAAGATGTCCATCCACGTGCCGGCGGAGTTCGTCGGCGGCGTGCTGGCCTTGTGCCACGACAAGCGCGGCGTGCAGAAGGCGCTGACGTACTCCAGCTCGGACCGCGTCATCGTGACGTACGAGCTGCCGTTCGGCGAGGTTCTCTTCGACTTCCACGACAAATTGAAGAGCATCTCCCGCGGCTACGCCTCGATGGACTACGAGCTCATTGGCTACAACCCGGACACCTTGGTGAAGGTGGATATCCTGGTCAACGGCGATCCGCTCGACGCCTTGTCCATCATCGTCCACCGCGAGCGCGCCGCCGTCCGCGGACGTGGCCTCGCCGAGAAGCTGAAGGAATTCGTCCCGCAGCAGCAATACGAGGTGGCTATCCAAGCCGCCATCGGCGGCAAGATCATCGCCCGCGAAACCGTCCGCGCCCTCCGCAAAGACGTCACCGCCAAGTGCTACGGCGGCGACATCTCGCGCAAGCGCAAGCTCCTCGAGAAGCAAAAAGAGGGCAAAAAGCGCATGAAACAAGTCGGCAGCGTGGAAATCCCCCAGAAGGCCTTC
- a CDS encoding LysR family transcriptional regulator, whose product MTESWDDLRFFLAIARHKTRAAAAAALRVDATTVGRRMRALERRFDARLFARGPNGLVLTPAGLALAPRAEAVEAQVLAAEGALGGADSRLEGVLRITSSEGLSSYVLAPRLVEFRREHPGIRISLCAENRTLDLARHEADVAVRLFRPREPSLVARRVGALALHLYASAEYLRRAGQPRKLRDLAGHDWVGFDASLDRTPPSRWMHDHATASRCVLRSNSTTVVLAACAAGHGIAMAPACFTKHFFGLEQVLPRVVLEAEVWAVTHPDLYPSARVKALLAWLGRTLAST is encoded by the coding sequence ATGACCGAATCCTGGGACGATTTGCGCTTCTTCCTCGCCATTGCTCGGCACAAAACACGCGCGGCCGCGGCGGCGGCGCTTCGCGTGGACGCGACCACAGTCGGGCGGCGCATGCGCGCACTGGAGCGGCGGTTCGATGCACGGCTCTTTGCGCGAGGGCCCAATGGGCTGGTGCTCACGCCGGCGGGGTTGGCGCTGGCGCCTCGGGCGGAGGCGGTGGAGGCGCAGGTGCTCGCGGCCGAGGGTGCGCTCGGCGGGGCGGATTCACGCCTCGAGGGCGTGCTGCGCATCACCTCGAGCGAGGGGCTCAGCAGCTACGTGCTCGCGCCGCGGCTCGTCGAGTTCCGCCGCGAGCACCCGGGCATCCGCATCTCGCTTTGCGCAGAGAACCGCACCTTGGACTTGGCGCGGCACGAGGCCGATGTCGCGGTGCGTCTCTTTCGGCCGCGCGAGCCCTCGCTGGTGGCGCGGCGGGTGGGCGCGCTCGCGTTGCATCTTTACGCGAGCGCGGAGTACCTGCGCCGCGCAGGGCAGCCCCGCAAGCTTCGCGATCTCGCAGGGCACGACTGGGTGGGGTTCGACGCGTCGCTGGATCGCACACCGCCCTCGCGGTGGATGCACGACCATGCGACGGCCTCGCGGTGCGTGTTGCGCTCGAACAGCACCACCGTCGTACTCGCCGCGTGCGCCGCAGGCCACGGCATCGCCATGGCGCCGGCGTGCTTCACGAAGCATTTTTTCGGCCTCGAGCAGGTGCTTCCGCGGGTCGTGCTCGAGGCCGAGGTCTGGGCCGTAACCCACCCCGATCTGTACCCGAGCGCCCGCGTCAAAGCCCTGTTGGCTTGGTTGGGACGGACGCTCGCCTCGACGTAA
- a CDS encoding NAD(P)-dependent alcohol dehydrogenase has product MKTVISNARGFDGLTLEERSVPKPDAHQLLLRMRAVSLNFRDIDVVRGAHGNQDALVPLSDGVGEVVEVGAKVSRFAVGNRVSPTFFPDWIDGQATAEARMGRLGWPRDGVLSEYVVVDEHAAVRAPSNLSDVEAATLPCAAVTAWDALFVSGRVVPGDTVVVQGTGGVSLFALLFAKMAGAQVIVTSSQRAKLDRALALGAAHGIDYRAEPEWDKAVLELTGGQGADHVVDVAGGEGLTRSIRAARVGGTVSLAGYVAGRVGQFDLGTAFVRKTTLHPLGVGSRRTFEALARAIKVHDVRPVIDSVFPLERTREAFERLASGDVFGKVAISLV; this is encoded by the coding sequence ATGAAAACCGTGATTTCCAATGCCCGCGGCTTCGACGGACTCACCCTCGAAGAGCGCTCCGTGCCCAAGCCCGATGCGCACCAGCTTTTGCTTCGCATGCGGGCCGTCTCCCTGAACTTCCGCGACATCGACGTGGTGCGTGGCGCGCACGGCAACCAGGACGCCCTCGTGCCATTGTCCGACGGCGTCGGCGAGGTGGTCGAAGTCGGCGCCAAGGTGTCGCGCTTTGCCGTGGGCAATCGCGTATCGCCTACGTTTTTCCCGGATTGGATCGATGGGCAGGCCACCGCGGAAGCACGCATGGGAAGGCTGGGATGGCCGCGCGACGGCGTCCTTTCCGAATACGTCGTGGTGGACGAGCACGCCGCGGTGCGTGCGCCGTCGAACTTGAGCGACGTGGAAGCGGCCACGTTGCCATGCGCGGCCGTGACGGCGTGGGATGCGCTCTTCGTTTCGGGTCGTGTGGTGCCCGGCGACACGGTGGTCGTTCAGGGCACGGGCGGCGTGTCACTGTTCGCGCTGCTGTTTGCCAAGATGGCGGGTGCGCAGGTCATCGTCACCTCGAGCCAGCGGGCCAAGCTCGATCGGGCCCTTGCGCTGGGCGCAGCCCATGGCATCGACTACCGAGCCGAACCGGAATGGGACAAGGCCGTGCTCGAGCTCACCGGCGGCCAAGGCGCCGACCACGTGGTGGACGTCGCCGGCGGAGAGGGCCTCACGCGCTCGATCCGCGCGGCGCGCGTGGGCGGTACGGTGAGCCTCGCCGGCTACGTGGCCGGACGAGTGGGCCAATTCGACTTGGGCACCGCATTCGTCCGCAAGACGACCTTGCATCCGCTGGGGGTGGGCAGCCGCCGAACCTTCGAAGCGCTGGCACGCGCCATCAAGGTGCATGACGTCCGCCCGGTGATCGACAGCGTTTTCCCGCTGGAGCGGACGCGTGAGGCGTTCGAGCGCCTCGCGAGCGGGGACGTCTTCGGCAAAGTGGCGATTTCGCTCGTGTAG
- a CDS encoding cupin — protein MRRVEKPWGYEIIWAEAERYVGKILHINAGQRLSRQYHNRKEETFLIQDGEMDLEIGQGADIKTIRMKKLDTYHCLPKTIHRMVAVTDVDVVEVSTNDLDDVVRLEDSYGREGTSKP, from the coding sequence ATGCGTCGCGTGGAAAAGCCGTGGGGGTACGAAATCATCTGGGCCGAGGCCGAACGTTATGTGGGCAAGATTCTGCACATCAATGCCGGCCAGAGGCTGTCGCGTCAGTACCACAATCGGAAGGAAGAGACCTTTCTCATCCAAGACGGCGAGATGGATCTGGAAATCGGCCAAGGCGCCGACATCAAGACCATCCGGATGAAGAAGCTTGACACCTACCACTGCCTGCCAAAGACCATCCACCGCATGGTCGCGGTGACCGACGTCGACGTCGTTGAAGTCTCCACCAACGACCTCGACGACGTCGTCCGATTGGAAGACAGCTACGGCCGCGAAGGCACGAGCAAGCCCTAA
- a CDS encoding pseudouridine synthase → MATYRLQKILARGGLASRRKAEELISAGRVRVNGRIVTELGAKADPIRDKIEVDGKRVVAEPFVYVVLHKPRGVVSTMSDPEGRPTVKDYLARVPGRVYSVGRLDFATSGVLLATNDGDFSDALLHPRKSVPKTYVVKVAGEMQEEDLERWAKGVRLDDGMTRPADLLFLRHEDGKTWFELTIREGRNQQIRRMGEATGFPVMRLARISFAGITSENLRPGDFRHLTRDELMELRKEHGVPKKLPTMPASALENRKRPARTPITDRHGRAAAAPHREDRAPRPERGGRPRDREDRSPRGSRSPDGSHVREAIARTFEKPSRLPTEHPPRDRATRERPSRERPPTDRTPRDRAPRERPTREPRPSTDRAPRERTSRERPFNERPAREHHQRERPTREPRPSTDRAPRERPTRDQRPSTDRAARERPTRDQRPSTDRAARERPTRDQRPSTDRAARERPFNDRAAREHHQRERPSSDRPSRERPSSDRPSRERSSRERPPMERRHPAGGPPASSRPAPTEPRPRRPRR, encoded by the coding sequence ATGGCTACCTACCGTCTTCAGAAAATCTTGGCGCGGGGCGGACTCGCCTCCCGGAGAAAGGCCGAAGAGCTGATTTCGGCGGGGCGGGTGCGCGTCAATGGCCGGATTGTCACCGAGCTGGGCGCGAAAGCCGACCCGATCCGGGACAAAATCGAGGTCGATGGCAAACGCGTGGTCGCCGAGCCCTTCGTTTACGTGGTGTTGCACAAGCCGCGGGGCGTGGTTTCCACGATGAGCGATCCCGAAGGTCGCCCCACCGTCAAAGACTACCTCGCGCGCGTGCCCGGCCGCGTCTATTCGGTGGGCCGGCTCGACTTCGCGACGAGCGGTGTGCTCCTTGCGACGAACGACGGCGATTTCTCCGACGCGCTTTTGCACCCGCGCAAGTCGGTGCCGAAGACGTACGTGGTGAAGGTTGCCGGCGAGATGCAAGAAGAGGATCTGGAGCGCTGGGCCAAGGGCGTGCGCCTCGACGACGGCATGACGCGCCCCGCGGATCTTTTGTTCCTCCGTCACGAAGACGGAAAAACTTGGTTCGAGCTGACCATCCGCGAGGGCCGCAATCAGCAAATCCGCCGCATGGGCGAGGCCACGGGCTTCCCTGTGATGCGTCTCGCGCGCATCTCCTTCGCGGGCATCACGAGCGAGAATCTCCGCCCCGGCGACTTCCGCCATCTCACGCGCGACGAGCTGATGGAACTGCGCAAAGAGCACGGCGTTCCGAAGAAGCTGCCGACCATGCCTGCCTCCGCGCTCGAGAACCGCAAGCGCCCCGCCCGCACCCCCATCACCGACCGCCACGGCCGCGCCGCCGCCGCCCCCCACCGCGAAGATCGCGCCCCCCGCCCCGAACGCGGCGGCCGCCCCCGCGATCGCGAAGACCGCTCCCCCCGCGGTTCCCGCTCCCCCGACGGCTCCCACGTCCGCGAAGCCATCGCCCGCACCTTCGAAAAGCCGTCTCGCCTCCCCACCGAGCACCCCCCGCGCGATCGCGCCACAAGAGAGCGCCCCTCCCGGGAGCGCCCCCCCACCGACCGCACCCCGCGCGATCGCGCCCCGCGCGAGCGCCCGACAAGGGAACCACGCCCCTCCACCGACCGCGCCCCGCGCGAGCGCACCTCGCGCGAGCGCCCGTTCAACGAACGCCCCGCAAGAGAGCACCACCAGCGCGAGCGCCCGACAAGGGAACCACGCCCCTCCACCGATCGCGCCCCGCGAGAGCGCCCGACAAGAGACCAACGCCCCTCCACCGATCGCGCCGCCCGCGAGCGCCCGACAAGAGACCAACGCCCCTCCACCGATCGCGCCGCCCGCGAGCGCCCGACAAGAGACCAACGCCCCTCCACCGATCGCGCCGCGCGCGAGCGCCCGTTCAACGACCGCGCCGCTAGAGAGCACCACCAGCGCGAGCGCCCGTCGAGCGACCGCCCGTCGAGAGAGCGCCCGTCGAGCGACCGCCCATCAAGAGAGCGCTCGTCAAGAGAGCGCCCACCGATGGAGCGCCGGCATCCTGCCGGCGGTCCGCCGGCTTCCAGCCGGCCTGCCCCCACCGAACCGCGTCCCCGCCGCCCCCGCCGATAA
- a CDS encoding benzoate-CoA ligase family protein: MGVPTIEFPRQYNAAVDLVDRHLAEGRQDRIAFRDDRGALSYGELARQVNRAGNALLALGIEPEQRIVLLLQDTTDFPVMFLGAIKAGIVPIPVNTLLTPADYEHMLIDSRARALVVSEPLLPKVDTAIARAPCLHHVLVSRAPEGNIGHERLEAHLAAVSDELEAFPTTPDDVGFWFYTSGSTGAPKAAMHLHAHLMQTAKLYAQGVLGIREDDVVFSAAKLFFAYGLGNALTFPLSVGATAILMAERPTPASVLRTLREHQPTIFCGVPTLFASMLADTTQGGITREAASRALRVCVSAGEALPKHVGEAWRERMGTDILDGIGTTELLHIFLSNRPGDVRYGTSGKPVPGYEIKLLGDDGQPVPAGEEGSLWVKAPSAAMGYWNQRELSLATFHGPWTRTGDRYVHDAEGYFTYLGRSDDMLKVGGIWVSPFEVESALAQHDAVLEAAVVGHTDGDRLVKPKAYVVLREGHLASEALENALKDFVKSKLAPYKYPRWVEFVPDLPKTATGKIQRFRLRAKRSAIVAGGHRLEVERHTLGSSEQPVLVFLHEGLGSISLWRDFPEALARRTARDCIVYSRWGYGGSDPVTLPRPLTYMHDEAAVLPEVLDACQVEKAILIGHSDGGSIALLHAASREARGRVVGLILEAPHVFCEDVSVRSIGEARTQYEKGDLRERLMKHHGDNVDGAFWGWNRAWLDPEFRKWNIESGLPNIEIPVLLLQGEKDEYGTLAQLDAIERKVKGPVTRRVLADCGHSPHRDQREVTLEAMARFIERTT, translated from the coding sequence ATGGGCGTCCCCACGATCGAGTTTCCCCGTCAATACAATGCCGCCGTGGATCTGGTGGATCGGCACCTCGCCGAAGGGCGACAGGACCGAATCGCCTTTCGCGACGACCGGGGGGCGTTGAGCTACGGCGAGCTCGCACGGCAAGTGAACCGCGCGGGGAATGCGCTCCTGGCGCTGGGCATCGAGCCGGAGCAGCGCATCGTGTTGCTTCTTCAGGATACGACCGATTTTCCCGTCATGTTCCTCGGCGCGATCAAGGCGGGCATCGTGCCCATTCCGGTGAACACGCTTCTCACCCCGGCCGATTACGAGCACATGCTCATCGACAGCCGGGCGCGTGCGCTGGTGGTCAGCGAGCCGTTGCTGCCGAAGGTCGACACGGCAATCGCGCGCGCGCCCTGTCTGCACCATGTCCTCGTCTCGCGTGCTCCCGAGGGAAATATCGGGCATGAGCGGCTCGAGGCGCACCTGGCAGCGGTGTCGGACGAGCTCGAGGCGTTCCCGACGACGCCGGACGACGTAGGCTTTTGGTTCTACACTTCGGGCTCGACGGGCGCGCCGAAAGCGGCGATGCATTTGCACGCGCACCTGATGCAAACGGCGAAGCTCTACGCCCAAGGTGTGCTGGGCATTCGCGAGGACGATGTCGTCTTTTCCGCGGCGAAGCTCTTTTTCGCCTATGGCCTGGGCAACGCGCTCACCTTCCCTCTTTCGGTCGGCGCCACGGCCATCCTCATGGCCGAGCGGCCCACGCCCGCATCGGTCCTGCGCACGCTGCGCGAGCACCAGCCGACCATTTTCTGCGGGGTGCCCACGCTGTTCGCATCGATGCTCGCCGACACGACCCAAGGGGGCATCACGCGGGAGGCCGCATCGCGTGCGCTGCGCGTCTGCGTGTCCGCGGGAGAGGCGTTGCCGAAGCATGTCGGCGAGGCTTGGCGCGAGCGCATGGGGACCGATATTTTGGACGGCATCGGAACCACCGAGCTTTTGCATATTTTCCTATCGAATCGACCCGGCGACGTTCGCTACGGCACGTCGGGCAAGCCGGTTCCGGGCTACGAGATCAAGCTGCTCGGCGACGACGGACAGCCCGTGCCTGCGGGTGAGGAAGGTTCGCTCTGGGTGAAGGCACCGTCGGCGGCCATGGGCTATTGGAATCAGCGCGAGCTGAGTCTCGCGACGTTCCATGGGCCGTGGACGCGCACCGGCGACCGCTACGTGCACGATGCCGAGGGGTATTTCACGTACCTCGGGCGCTCGGACGATATGCTCAAGGTGGGGGGCATCTGGGTGTCTCCCTTCGAGGTGGAATCGGCGCTGGCGCAACACGACGCGGTGCTCGAAGCGGCGGTGGTTGGCCACACGGACGGCGATCGGTTGGTGAAGCCCAAGGCCTACGTGGTGCTCCGCGAGGGGCACCTCGCGAGCGAGGCATTGGAGAATGCGCTCAAGGACTTCGTGAAGAGCAAGCTTGCACCTTACAAGTATCCGCGCTGGGTCGAATTCGTTCCAGATTTGCCCAAGACGGCGACGGGGAAGATCCAGCGTTTCCGGCTGCGTGCCAAGCGAAGCGCCATCGTGGCGGGCGGCCATCGGCTCGAGGTGGAGCGGCACACCCTAGGGTCGAGCGAACAGCCGGTGCTGGTGTTTTTGCACGAGGGACTCGGCAGCATTTCGCTCTGGCGCGATTTCCCCGAGGCTTTGGCCCGGCGCACGGCCCGCGATTGTATCGTGTACAGCCGCTGGGGTTACGGCGGCTCGGATCCGGTGACCCTTCCGCGCCCGCTGACGTACATGCACGACGAGGCGGCGGTGCTGCCGGAGGTGCTCGATGCCTGTCAGGTCGAGAAGGCTATTTTGATCGGGCATAGCGACGGCGGGTCCATTGCGTTGTTGCACGCCGCCAGCAGAGAGGCCCGAGGTCGGGTGGTGGGTCTGATTTTGGAGGCTCCTCACGTCTTTTGCGAAGACGTGTCGGTGCGCAGTATCGGCGAAGCGCGAACGCAATACGAAAAGGGCGATTTGCGCGAGCGGCTCATGAAGCACCATGGCGACAATGTCGATGGTGCTTTTTGGGGCTGGAATCGGGCGTGGTTGGATCCGGAATTCCGCAAATGGAATATCGAGTCGGGTTTGCCGAACATCGAGATACCGGTGCTGTTGCTCCAGGGGGAGAAAGACGAATATGGCACTTTGGCGCAGCTCGATGCGATCGAGCGGAAGGTCAAAGGGCCCGTCACGCGCCGTGTGCTTGCGGATTGCGGGCATAGTCCGCACCGGGATCAGAGGGAGGTGACCTTGGAGGCGATGGCGCGGTTTATTGAGCGGACGACTTAG
- a CDS encoding prolyl oligopeptidase family serine peptidase codes for MIPFVALLAIGTSAAGFSPLGISRAQPSGASAGAAAPANPAPTAPVAGPTRIAPGADGSLGAWLFLGPFRSATFVPKGTPAPIGVDALAVPPPGVDEKVLAPELGRVAGFARWTLGSSGDGPIDVLKVLGAREGNVIAYAGGTLHVERAGRYYLLVGADDGIRVNIDGKTVLAHDEPRPERDDDDLVALDLTAGDHPISMKLHQRDGGWALHVRLVDAQLAPPAGAYVTLPGTTVNDTRALATKMSSVAIDRGVRGDGYHPRLTVRYPEGTPLGVPLPVRTRLLPGQFDVQAGVLAPELGEMVVTLPVLRPEEAKFEDQDLTFETTVGERTVRTPFAPRHVVREAIAHADRTLASLAAAPTPGEPLVPPSWLKRGTLESVTHLRDRLANYASRGDNDLDIQREDAAELDAAVTMLDKKVDPYASRTGPQRRAYLAPEDGHLSEYGLYVPPSYKPGTTRKYPLIVIMHGLNGKPMAILRVLFGLDDQQHDSEWKDRHATSPTYMGFPPLEAFVVAPTGHGNTMYRHLGMVDVLQAIDEVTSLYPIDPTRVTATGPSMGGSGSAALALRHPDMFAAAAPLCGYHSYFVRRDFVGKPLRPWERALAAERSNSEWAFNGKDLPLFVVHGTLDWPEINSGVLIQRYEELQYSIIHEHPKLGHNVWATTYESFKGANWLLSKTKNLHPASIRFRTMRLRENGNAWLHIQEFTAPDVWGEVEARVKSRTAFEATTKGVAALSLDRDEKLVDAQKPITVAIDGSTLTFGPGDPLVMHREGAAWKAGERERPSDAVFKRGKITGPLRDAFHEPLLFVYGSEDPTQTRANEEVARAWARVSGGVEVRYPIMSDAEFFAKGEVLANSRALFLVGNAKSNRVVRSLEADFPIRIDGDTVVVGDKVFKGNQLGAAFIRPNPKRADRYVVVVEGADAMGTWRSLSLPDLIPDFVVYDEKVAPARGQVLLNNGAVLAAGFFRNDWSIPANTADPLARIVRPAARTEHDATPYLP; via the coding sequence GTGATCCCATTTGTGGCCCTGCTGGCGATCGGTACGAGCGCCGCAGGTTTCTCTCCGCTTGGCATCTCGCGTGCGCAGCCGTCCGGCGCCTCCGCTGGCGCAGCAGCGCCGGCGAATCCCGCGCCGACGGCTCCGGTTGCAGGACCGACGCGAATTGCCCCGGGGGCCGATGGCAGCCTCGGGGCATGGCTGTTCCTAGGGCCGTTCCGTTCGGCGACGTTCGTTCCCAAAGGGACGCCGGCGCCGATTGGTGTCGACGCGCTGGCGGTGCCACCGCCGGGTGTCGACGAGAAAGTGCTGGCGCCGGAGCTCGGGCGCGTTGCGGGCTTCGCGCGATGGACCTTGGGCTCGAGCGGGGATGGGCCCATCGATGTGCTCAAAGTGCTGGGCGCACGCGAGGGCAACGTCATCGCGTATGCAGGCGGCACGCTGCACGTGGAGCGCGCGGGGCGTTACTACTTGCTCGTGGGCGCCGACGACGGCATCCGCGTGAACATCGACGGCAAGACGGTGCTCGCGCACGACGAGCCGCGTCCCGAGCGCGATGACGACGATCTGGTGGCGCTCGATCTGACCGCCGGCGATCACCCGATCTCGATGAAGCTGCATCAGCGCGACGGCGGTTGGGCGCTGCACGTGCGCCTCGTGGATGCGCAGCTCGCACCCCCGGCGGGTGCGTACGTGACGTTGCCCGGAACGACGGTGAACGATACGCGGGCGCTCGCCACGAAAATGTCGTCCGTGGCCATCGACCGCGGCGTGCGTGGCGATGGGTACCATCCACGCCTCACCGTGCGCTATCCGGAGGGAACCCCGCTGGGTGTTCCCCTCCCCGTTCGCACGCGGCTTCTGCCTGGCCAGTTCGACGTGCAGGCGGGGGTGCTCGCGCCGGAGCTCGGCGAGATGGTGGTGACGTTGCCGGTGCTCCGTCCCGAAGAAGCGAAGTTCGAGGACCAGGATCTCACCTTCGAGACCACGGTGGGCGAACGCACGGTGCGGACGCCGTTCGCGCCGCGGCACGTGGTGCGCGAGGCGATTGCGCACGCCGACCGCACCTTGGCATCGCTGGCAGCGGCGCCCACCCCGGGGGAACCTCTCGTGCCGCCGTCGTGGCTGAAACGCGGCACGTTGGAAAGCGTGACGCACCTGCGCGATCGCCTGGCGAATTACGCCTCGCGTGGGGACAACGATCTGGACATCCAGCGCGAGGACGCCGCGGAGCTCGATGCCGCGGTGACCATGCTCGACAAGAAGGTCGACCCCTACGCGAGCCGCACGGGCCCGCAGCGGCGCGCGTACCTTGCGCCGGAAGATGGGCACCTGTCCGAGTACGGCCTCTACGTTCCGCCGAGCTACAAGCCAGGAACGACACGGAAGTACCCACTCATCGTGATCATGCACGGGCTCAATGGCAAACCGATGGCTATTTTGCGCGTGCTCTTCGGATTGGACGACCAGCAGCACGATTCGGAGTGGAAAGACCGCCATGCGACGTCGCCGACATACATGGGATTTCCACCACTCGAAGCCTTCGTGGTGGCGCCCACTGGCCACGGCAATACGATGTACCGCCACCTGGGCATGGTGGACGTACTCCAGGCCATCGACGAAGTGACGTCGCTGTATCCCATCGATCCAACGCGGGTCACGGCCACGGGGCCATCGATGGGCGGCAGCGGCTCGGCGGCCTTGGCCTTGCGGCACCCGGACATGTTCGCCGCGGCGGCCCCGCTATGCGGATACCACAGCTATTTCGTGCGCCGCGATTTCGTGGGCAAGCCATTGCGACCCTGGGAGCGCGCGCTGGCGGCGGAGCGGTCCAATTCGGAGTGGGCCTTCAATGGCAAGGATTTACCGCTGTTCGTGGTGCATGGCACGCTCGATTGGCCCGAGATCAACAGCGGCGTGCTGATTCAACGGTACGAAGAGCTCCAATATTCGATTATCCACGAGCACCCCAAATTGGGGCACAACGTGTGGGCCACGACGTACGAGAGTTTCAAAGGTGCGAACTGGCTATTGAGCAAGACGAAGAATCTGCATCCTGCATCGATTCGATTCCGCACCATGCGGCTGCGCGAAAATGGGAATGCATGGTTGCATATTCAGGAATTTACGGCGCCCGACGTGTGGGGCGAGGTCGAAGCCCGGGTGAAAAGCCGCACGGCGTTCGAGGCGACGACCAAGGGCGTGGCCGCGCTGTCGCTGGATCGCGATGAGAAGCTGGTCGATGCGCAAAAGCCCATCACGGTGGCCATCGATGGCAGCACATTGACGTTCGGCCCGGGGGATCCGCTGGTGATGCATCGCGAGGGCGCTGCGTGGAAGGCCGGCGAACGCGAGCGGCCGAGCGATGCGGTGTTCAAACGCGGCAAGATCACCGGGCCATTGCGCGATGCGTTTCACGAGCCGCTGCTCTTCGTATACGGATCGGAGGATCCGACGCAGACGCGCGCGAACGAAGAGGTCGCCCGTGCGTGGGCGCGCGTGAGCGGAGGCGTGGAGGTTCGTTACCCGATCATGAGCGATGCGGAGTTCTTCGCGAAAGGTGAAGTGCTGGCCAATTCGCGGGCTCTCTTTTTGGTGGGGAATGCCAAGTCCAATCGCGTGGTTCGCAGCTTGGAGGCCGATTTCCCGATTCGCATCGATGGCGATACGGTGGTGGTGGGCGACAAGGTATTCAAGGGCAACCAGCTCGGCGCGGCGTTCATTCGTCCCAATCCAAAACGCGCGGACCGCTACGTGGTGGTCGTCGAGGGTGCGGATGCGATGGGGACCTGGCGCTCGCTTTCGCTGCCCGACTTGATTCCGGATTTCGTGGTGTACGACGAGAAGGTCGCACCAGCACGGGGGCAAGTTCTCTTGAACAACGGAGCCGTCCTGGCGGCCGGTTTCTTTCGCAACGATTGGTCCATTCCGGCCAATACGGCGGACCCTTTGGCGCGCATCGTACGCCCGGCGGCTCGCACGGAGCATGACGCAACGCCGTATCTGCCTTAG